The Alphaproteobacteria bacterium 33-17 genome window below encodes:
- a CDS encoding sodium:proton antiporter, whose amino-acid sequence MAFLSAFTPILIFVSLFVGSGIYYTSIGTENAFYQLSPLVAIIPAIMVGWVNYKGNSDAKMNAFLDGVRHKDIIAMCIIFLLAGAFSEVTKAIGSTDATVNLAISFIPSKFLLIGIFLTAAFISTAIGTSMGTIATIAPIAAGLSAQADIMPALAIGTVVGGAMFGDNLSLISDTTIASIMSQEADFKKKLKLNAKVAIVASIITIIFLLMQSGTGAEIQPKDYNFILVTPYLLLIILALTGINVFVVLIASIIFSCALANMQNPDHALMFISSHITKGFSSVHEIMLLSLMVGGLSGLAGKANQHLAEKISVWIKASGGGMKMSQFLIAKTVSIFNLLLANNTIAIIFSGEIAKDISRKQSLPAHYSAAWLDIFSCVIQGIIPYGAQILLASTVAKVSPLSVTPYVYYCFILGLVTIAHILYFKPKDE is encoded by the coding sequence ATGGCTTTTTTATCTGCTTTTACGCCTATTTTGATTTTCGTTTCGCTATTTGTAGGAAGTGGCATTTATTATACATCTATTGGCACTGAAAATGCTTTTTATCAGCTGTCTCCTTTAGTGGCTATTATTCCTGCGATAATGGTTGGTTGGGTTAATTATAAAGGAAATTCTGATGCAAAAATGAATGCTTTCTTAGATGGGGTAAGGCATAAAGATATTATAGCAATGTGCATAATATTCCTGCTTGCGGGGGCTTTTAGTGAAGTAACTAAAGCTATAGGCAGTACTGATGCAACAGTAAATCTTGCCATATCTTTTATACCTTCAAAATTTTTACTTATTGGAATATTTCTAACGGCTGCTTTTATTTCTACGGCAATAGGAACTTCTATGGGAACAATAGCAACAATTGCGCCTATTGCAGCGGGATTAAGCGCTCAGGCAGATATAATGCCGGCTTTAGCAATCGGTACCGTTGTTGGTGGAGCTATGTTTGGTGATAACCTGTCACTAATATCAGATACTACAATTGCTTCTATCATGTCACAAGAGGCAGATTTTAAAAAGAAACTCAAACTAAATGCTAAGGTTGCAATAGTTGCTTCCATCATTACAATCATATTCTTATTAATGCAATCAGGAACAGGTGCTGAAATACAGCCAAAAGATTATAATTTTATTTTAGTAACGCCTTATCTTTTGCTAATAATTCTGGCGCTTACTGGTATAAATGTTTTTGTTGTATTAATTGCGAGCATTATTTTTAGCTGCGCGCTCGCTAATATGCAAAACCCAGACCACGCTTTAATGTTTATCAGTAGCCATATTACCAAGGGCTTTTCAAGCGTTCATGAAATCATGCTCTTATCGCTTATGGTTGGTGGGCTTTCAGGTTTAGCTGGTAAAGCAAATCAGCATTTAGCTGAAAAAATATCTGTCTGGATTAAGGCATCGGGTGGGGGCATGAAAATGTCGCAGTTTTTAATTGCTAAAACTGTGAGCATATTTAACTTGCTGCTTGCTAATAATACTATTGCTATCATTTTTAGTGGTGAGATTGCAAAAGATATTTCCAGAAAACAATCTTTGCCTGCCCATTATAGTGCGGCATGGCTTGATATATTTTCATGTGTGATTCAGGGAATTATTCCTTATGGTGCGCAAATACTACTTGCAAGTACTGTTGCTAAAGTCTCCCCATTATCAGTAACGCCATATGTTTATTACTGCTTTATTTTAGGTTTGGTAACCATAGCTCATATTTTATATTTTAAGCCAAAAGATGAATAA